One window of the Rhodococcus sovatensis genome contains the following:
- a CDS encoding polysaccharide pyruvyl transferase family protein has translation MEDRKRVRVLVLWADPDAENLGLQALAAGARLAATEIWGPCDVVFHTHNTAGTPLTRLAAQRDLAGRRGGMTEYFKTFNVILDTGGGDSFTDIYGLRRLLLMKYVRYAAKKARRPVVMTPQTVGPFETRVGKMVGKSMLRGCAFVCTRDPESAAYARKLGRQADVESTDMAFALGKLRRSQLYDVVINVSGLLWNPNPHVDYLGYRSSVIELIEELSKRGRRISLLAHVLSSNLMDNDVPAVEAAASASGISVDVLIPRDLADVRRILASTEVLIGSRMHSSINALAVGTVAIPWSYSRKFAPLMASIGWDCTVDLRSGLDPVAETLGLLGSTNFGNLQESVLSVNDRADAMIRSFTGSPKWSSISDAMNGASV, from the coding sequence ATGGAAGATAGAAAAAGAGTGCGCGTACTAGTGCTCTGGGCCGATCCCGATGCGGAGAACCTGGGATTGCAGGCCTTAGCCGCCGGCGCACGCTTGGCTGCGACGGAAATCTGGGGACCGTGTGACGTAGTGTTTCATACCCACAACACAGCCGGTACACCGCTCACGAGACTTGCGGCCCAGAGAGATTTGGCAGGCAGGCGTGGTGGAATGACTGAATACTTCAAGACATTTAACGTCATCCTGGACACCGGTGGCGGTGACAGCTTCACCGATATATATGGATTGCGGCGGCTATTGCTAATGAAGTACGTCCGATACGCCGCAAAGAAAGCCCGTAGGCCCGTGGTAATGACGCCTCAGACAGTCGGTCCATTCGAAACTCGTGTCGGTAAGATGGTTGGGAAGTCGATGCTGCGCGGCTGTGCATTCGTTTGCACACGCGATCCTGAGAGTGCTGCTTATGCACGGAAGCTTGGTCGGCAAGCTGATGTCGAGTCGACGGACATGGCGTTCGCTCTAGGAAAGTTGAGGCGAAGCCAGCTATACGATGTAGTAATCAATGTATCCGGTTTGCTTTGGAATCCGAATCCGCATGTCGACTATTTGGGCTACCGGTCAAGTGTAATCGAACTGATCGAAGAGTTGTCTAAGCGCGGACGAAGAATTAGTCTTCTGGCTCACGTCTTGAGTTCGAACTTGATGGATAACGACGTCCCGGCTGTCGAGGCTGCCGCCTCCGCCAGTGGAATCTCTGTCGATGTGTTGATTCCAAGAGATCTTGCGGACGTCCGCCGCATATTGGCCAGTACGGAGGTGCTGATTGGTTCACGGATGCACTCTTCGATCAATGCTTTGGCAGTCGGTACGGTGGCAATACCGTGGTCATACTCCAGAAAGTTCGCGCCGTTGATGGCATCGATTGGTTGGGACTGCACTGTCGACCTAAGGTCGGGTCTCGATCCGGTGGCCGAGACGCTTGGCCTACTGGGAAGCACGAACTTCGGGAATTTGCAGGAGTCAGTCTTGTCAGTCAATGACAGGGCAGACGCTATGATTCGGTCCTTTACCGGTTCGCCGAAATGGTCCTCAATCTCGGATGCCATGAATGGTGCGTCAGTGTGA
- a CDS encoding Coenzyme F420 hydrogenase/dehydrogenase, beta subunit C-terminal domain, whose translation MVSNRVSISLSNDGFMRPVVARSNSHHQTGADEAKTFKSMCPGITMTASKSAVLKNSDIFGGYVSSWVAWANDPEIREAGSSAGVLTAMTDWLISTGRIRSVVASTEAKVDPRRTVPLTITTRDEALTAAGSRYAPVANLTNLKIDDFQTSALIGKPCEASAIKQLGDALGLQDHQRPIVLSFFCAGTPSQLATDSLAELLEAPADDIEHLRYRGNGWPGEFTIKLESGDTRTMSYDQSWGTHLGRTVQWRCKICVDGTGGHSDIAVGDYWEVDSKGYPLFENADGRSVAIARTVRGEELLEAAERDGIITRSPLKLDLVSAVQPLQTERKLTLAARLVGRRVAGKRIPQYKGYNLIRIGRQSGMKALRALAGTFVRTRQS comes from the coding sequence TTGGTTTCCAATCGCGTCAGCATTTCTTTAAGCAACGACGGTTTCATGCGTCCGGTGGTGGCTCGCTCAAATTCCCACCATCAAACAGGAGCTGACGAGGCGAAGACTTTCAAAAGCATGTGCCCGGGAATCACGATGACCGCAAGCAAGTCTGCAGTGTTAAAAAACAGCGATATCTTCGGCGGGTACGTGTCAAGCTGGGTCGCCTGGGCAAATGATCCAGAGATCCGTGAAGCCGGCAGCAGCGCAGGTGTACTCACCGCCATGACCGACTGGCTAATTTCAACAGGAAGAATTCGTTCCGTCGTAGCCAGTACCGAAGCAAAAGTAGATCCTCGTCGAACTGTGCCACTCACTATCACCACTCGCGACGAGGCGCTTACTGCGGCCGGTTCGAGGTACGCACCGGTCGCGAACCTTACAAACCTGAAAATTGACGATTTTCAGACGTCGGCATTGATTGGTAAACCTTGCGAAGCTTCAGCGATCAAGCAGCTTGGGGACGCGCTCGGACTGCAGGACCACCAGCGTCCAATTGTTTTGTCTTTCTTCTGCGCCGGCACACCTAGTCAACTCGCGACTGATTCGCTAGCAGAGTTACTTGAAGCGCCTGCAGATGATATTGAACATCTACGATACCGCGGAAATGGATGGCCAGGCGAATTCACGATCAAACTCGAAAGCGGCGACACCAGAACGATGTCATACGACCAGTCATGGGGGACCCACCTCGGTCGAACTGTTCAGTGGCGCTGCAAAATTTGCGTGGACGGCACCGGTGGGCATTCCGATATAGCAGTTGGCGACTACTGGGAAGTCGACAGCAAGGGCTACCCATTGTTCGAGAATGCTGACGGTCGATCCGTCGCGATCGCACGCACCGTCCGTGGCGAGGAACTGCTCGAAGCGGCCGAGAGAGACGGAATAATCACCAGGTCGCCACTGAAGCTTGATCTCGTCTCCGCGGTCCAACCCCTCCAGACCGAACGTAAGCTGACACTTGCGGCACGACTCGTCGGGCGGCGCGTCGCCGGCAAGCGAATTCCCCAATACAAAGGCTACAACCTCATTCGAATCGGACGACAATCCGGAATGAAGGCTTTGCGTGCCCTAGCGGGGACTTTTGTGCGTACGCGTCAAAGTTGA